The window GGGCTGGTAGGGGTCGGACTCGACGAAGACGTGCTCGTCGTCGGTCGGGCCGCTGTCGAGGTCCCCCGTCTCGAAGACTGCCGCACTCGCGGCCCACGCGGTCCCCTCGATGCCGAGCACGCGCAGGCGGTCGTCCGACGGCGACGAGTCGCTCATCTGGTTGTCACGGGTTCGGACACCGAGCGAAAAGACCACTTCGGTCTGTCGGGCCTACGACCGCGACCCCATGCGGCGGGCGACGACGGCGAGTCCGCCGTCAGCGGCCGGCCTCGCCGGCCACTGCAGGCGCGACCGCCAGGAACGCCGCCGCCGCGGCCGCCTGCGCGACCAGACCGCACAGCAGCGCGACCCCGGCACCGACCTCGCCCCACTGCACGACGGACCACCCGCTCCCGACGCCGAGGTCGCCGAACAGGACCTCGACCGCGGCCGGTCCGACGGCGCCGTACCCGGCGACGACACCCGCCAGGAAGGCGACGCTACAGAGGGGGACGAACAGCGCCTCCGTCCGCCGTCCGAGTCGCTCGCTCGGCCACCGGTCGACGGCGCCGCGGCCGTAGTAGACGACCGCCGGCAGCGCCAGACAGGCGCCGGCGCCGACGGCGACGAGCGACTGCGAGCGGAGCACGTCGAACGGCGTC of the Halomicrobium salinisoli genome contains:
- a CDS encoding twin-arginine translocase subunit TatC, which gives rise to MTPTDPLLAGSGSGGGGRSAPRAVVAAARGDLWKALAIALAGVIATLMALRRFAWARFKSILFDAVSPTEMAVAVTPFDVLRSQSLVAVGAGACLALPAVVYYGRGAVDRWPSERLGRRTEALFVPLCSVAFLAGVVAGYGAVGPAAVEVLFGDLGVGSGWSVVQWGEVGAGVALLCGLVAQAAAAAAFLAVAPAVAGEAGR